A window of Streptomyces profundus genomic DNA:
CGGCCGTGCCGCTCACCTCGGTGCGCCAACCCGCGTTCCGCATGGGTCGGCAGGCGGCCGAGCTGCTGCTGGAGGAGACGGGCGAGGACGCCGGCCTCCACCGTCACCAACGGATCGTCCTGGACCCGGAGTTGATCGTCCGCGACTCCAGCCTCCGGCTCCGTCGCTGACCACCCGCACGCCCGTACCCCGCCGCCATCGGGGCGCCGCGCGCGGCATCGGGTCCGCGCGGGCGACCATGGGGACATGCCTGACACCTTCACCACCGACGTGATCGACATCGCCACCGGAACGTCCGAGGTGGTCCACGACCTCACCCAGGACTGCGCCGCCTTCCTGCGCCGGGTGGCCGGCGGCCAAGACGGCCTGCTGAACGTGTTCACCCCGCACGCCACCACCGGGATCGCCCTGATCGAGACGGGCGCCGGCAGCGACGACGACCTGCTGGCCGCCCTGCGCGACCTGCTGCCCCC
This region includes:
- a CDS encoding YjbQ family protein, with amino-acid sequence MPDTFTTDVIDIATGTSEVVHDLTQDCAAFLRRVAGGQDGLLNVFTPHATTGIALIETGAGSDDDLLAALRDLLPPDNRWHHRHGPAGHGRDHVLPALVPPHATLPVVGGQLALGTWQSVCLVDTNIANPDRQVRLSFLG